The following DNA comes from Caviibacter abscessus.
TTAATTCTCCTTTTATTTTATCTAACTTTATTTTACTTTTTTCAATTTCTTCTATCAATAAATCTGAATAATCTTTTAAATTTGAATGTCTAAATTCATAATCAGGGTATAATTTGTTTGCCAAATCTATAGCTTCTAGTATATCTTTTATATTGTCAATTAAATCAATTAAATACATTTGGTGTTCTACAAGTGGTAAATACCACTCTCTATCTAAATTTGAAGGCGTTTGTCCATACCATAAAGATTGTTTTGAAGGTCTTGCAAGTGGTCCAGGAATTGAAAAAATAACAGGAAAAAAAGCTTATTTACTTGAAAAAGATGATCCCATATGGGAAAGTGTTGCAAATGATATTACAGAAGCTTTAACTTCATATATTTTAATACTTTCACCACAAAAAATAATATTAGGTGGTGGTGTTATGAAACAAAAGCAATTGTTTCCTATAATTAGAAAAAAAGTATTGGAAAAATTAAATAATTATGTTTATAAAAAAGAAATTATAAAAGATATAGATAATTATATTGTTTATCCTAAATTAGGCGATTATGCTGGATTTTACGGTTCGATAGCATTAGGAGTATAAAAAAATAGTTGGCAATAAACCAACTATTTTATTTAAAATAACTTATTAAATTCTAATCCGGCACTAAATGAACTATTATTAATTGTTCTTGAATATCCTCCATTTAAACTTATAACCGTTGTAGGATTTATATTATATTCAAGTTTTGCATCTATACTTCCACCAAAATCATAAGTATATTTATTTTCAATTTTCT
Coding sequences within:
- a CDS encoding ROK family protein, giving the protein MSIKSIKYIWCSTSGKYHSLSKFEGVCPYHKDCFEGLASGPGIEKITGKKAYLLEKDDPIWESVANDITEALTSYILILSPQKIILGGGVMKQKQLFPIIRKKVLEKLNNYVYKKEIIKDIDNYIVYPKLGDYAGFYGSIALGV